CCGATCGGCGTCGTCCGTGGCCCTGTACCACGTCTCCAGCGCCGCGTGGATCAAACTGCCGAAGGCCAGCGTGTCCGCCCTCTCTCGACCTTGGAGTTGGTCGATGTAGCGATGCTTGTACTTGCGCGGGCAGTTGCGGAACGTGTTCAGCGCCGAAAAAGTGAGGAGACTCTTGCCGGTTAAATCGGGGGTGCAAGCGCTATGCTTGTGCCCGACCGGACTATCGATGCGATCGCAAGCGTCGCTCGTGCAAGGAATGCTCGGCGAGAATGGCGAAACGCCCGGGCTCATGCGCCGCATCCCTCCGTGCTTGCGGGAATGACCGCCTCCACCCGCCGCACGTGAAAAGCCTCTTCGCCGAACTCCCGGGCCAGCAGCCGTGTGTAGGCCTTGACTACTGCTTGGCCGACCTCGTTGCCTCCGTCGACGAGGATGGCCCCGCGAGCACGATCCACGCGGTAGTCACTCTCCAGGCGTACGCGGGCCTCACCGTACAGACCCTCGATGGCGTACTGTGCCAGGTGCAGAGTCAACTCTGCGTCGGACAGCATGTTGGGAATGCGAAACTCGAATCGATACGTGTCCGTGGCCATGACGATCTCCGAAGCCGGCCTCGCCGGAGGCCGACACTGGTTACCTATGCCGTGGGCGGATCAGGTGTCCGGGAATCGTCCGAATCCCCGAAACCGTGCGCCTCGAAGTGAAGGCGAATGCGTTCAATCGCGTCGCGGACTTGGGGGCGCGATATGTCCAGGTCGCGGGCAACGGAGGAAATGTTGCCTTCGATCAGTCGCCGCCAGATGTCCCGGAGATCCGGCGGAAGGGTCCGGACCGTTTCGACCACGTCGGAGACAATTTCCGCGCGCTCGAGCGATTCCGGCTCAACGCCGGTCCGGCGGGTGAGATCGGCGGCGGTCAGTTGACTGCAGAGGGAATCTGATTCGCCCCGCCCTTGGTCGACCGGCGCATCCAGTGACTGTGCGGTGAAGCCGG
This Phycisphaerae bacterium DNA region includes the following protein-coding sequences:
- a CDS encoding sigma-70 family RNA polymerase sigma factor — protein: MRPAPTGEAVLTAYAQTLVRIKARQLSRKPGFSRSDQDDLEQELAMHLVQQARHYDPRRASPNTFAARVIQSKVRMILRDRKRLKRAAGFTAQSLDAPVDQGRGESDSLCSQLTAADLTRRTGVEPESLERAEIVSDVVETVRTLPPDLRDIWRRLIEGNISSVARDLDISRPQVRDAIERIRLHFEAHGFGDSDDSRTPDPPTA